A region of the Nitrospirota bacterium genome:
GCGACGGCGCGCTGTAGACTTGCGCGGCGCCTTGGACGGCATCAGATACCAGAAAATTCCGCCCAGACGATGGTGTGGTCGGACGCCTTCGGGGCCCGGCGCGGTTCGATGTCCACCGCCACCTCTTTACACTGGGCGACGAGCGGGCGGGTCACGAGGATGTGGTCGATCCTCCACCCCTTGTTCTTCTCGATGTTGTCGGGCCGTAAGTAATCCCAGAACGTAAACTGTTGGCGGTCCGGGTAGAGCGCGCGGAAGGTGTCCACGAATCCCCAGGCGACCGTGTCCTTGTAGGCCCTGCGTGCGTCTTCGTGAAAGCACACGTGCTTGAGGTGTTTTTCGGGGCTGTGCACGTCGATGGGTTCCGGCGCCACGTTGAGGTCTCCCAACCAGACGGCGGGACGGTCGGGCGAGAGGTGATTCTTAAAGTAATTCTTTAGACGTGTGAACCACTCGAGTTTGTACGCGTATTTGGGGGAGTCGATCTCGTAGCCCTGCGGCACGTACGTGTTGATGATCGGAATGCCACGGACCACCACGCGCACGAGCCGCTCCTCGTCGGGCGGCCCCCCGTTGTCGAGTCCGAACGACACCTCGTCGAACCGGTGCCGGCTCAGCACGGCCACGCCGTTGTACGCCTTCATCCCCCGGTACGCGATGTGATAGCCGGTCCCCTTGAGCGCGAGTTCCGGGAACTCGCTGTCCTGCACCTTGGTCTCCTGCAGGCACAACACGTCCGGCTGGTGCTTCGCGAGCCAGTCCGTGACCGCGGCCATTCGCATGCGGATCGAGTTGACGTTGAACGTGGCAATCTTCATGGCGCCGTATCGTACCAACTCAAGCGCCTCGTGGCAACGGTGTGCGGGCTAGAAAAGGAATCCGGCGGTGCC
Encoded here:
- the xth gene encoding exodeoxyribonuclease III; its protein translation is MKIATFNVNSIRMRMAAVTDWLAKHQPDVLCLQETKVQDSEFPELALKGTGYHIAYRGMKAYNGVAVLSRHRFDEVSFGLDNGGPPDEERLVRVVVRGIPIINTYVPQGYEIDSPKYAYKLEWFTRLKNYFKNHLSPDRPAVWLGDLNVAPEPIDVHSPEKHLKHVCFHEDARRAYKDTVAWGFVDTFRALYPDRQQFTFWDYLRPDNIEKNKGWRIDHILVTRPLVAQCKEVAVDIEPRRAPKASDHTIVWAEFSGI